In a single window of the Neodiprion virginianus isolate iyNeoVirg1 chromosome 1, iyNeoVirg1.1, whole genome shotgun sequence genome:
- the LOC124306294 gene encoding uncharacterized protein LOC124306294, translating to MNEEGVFTSRKPSKRRIACSVHGCGSSFQKNRELTFHKFPQKNARWVYQKFFFGKMEKVEQLKAWKNALRIDCKINAHMKVCSLHFQQEDYILPDIPSHVKYLKKTAIPSRNLPRSSVEPRRKKKGESERERRLINRNDQKESSKGMELQHLKTDTILENMEHAEGNHCCIEDVMTENEPEIQVEIKSFANIGVQVKSDDVRLSFEMFVQTDEALSTATGIESIKILDTIVEIARKVTENNSTYSNARMSLRERIIMTYIKLKQNISYSFLALMFNCYTAKHCQRIFDEMISLLSQCLKFAIGWPTKEEISRNLPKCFEDFENVRVVLDCTEIFIQHPTKLCCQVLTYSRYKGSNTCKIMTGVTPAGNISFVSKAYGGRATDDDIFEQSNILSLLEPGDGVMVDRGFRKIDELCERNHFKCIRPPYLKEKTQFSRDEALRTAKIAKARVHIERSNQRIKIFKIVGATMPVNLIPRVEDIFIVICATVNLSSPIIKDDKFMNVQVV from the exons atgAACGAAGAAGGTGTGTTTACGTCTCGCAAACCATCTAAAAGAAGAATTGCATGTTCCGTACATGGTTGTGGAAGTTCTTTCCAAAAAAACCGTGAATTGACATTTCATAAGTTCCCTCAAAAAAATGCACGTTGGGTAtaccagaaattttttttcggtaaaatggaaaaagtgGAGCAACTAAAAGCATGGAAGAACGCTTTGAGGATTGACTGTAAAATAAATGCTCACATGAAAGTGTGTTCATTGCATTTTCAACAAGAAGACTACATTTTACCGG ATATTCCATCCCacgtaaaatatttaaagaaGACTGCGATCCCATCACGCAACCTGCCTCGCAGTTCAGTAGAAccaaggagaaaaaaaaaaggagagagcGAACGTGAAAGAAGATTAATAAACAGGAATGATCAGAAAGAAAGTTCAAAGGGAATGGAGCTTCAGCATCTGAAGACTGAcacaattttggaaaatatggAGCACGCCGAAGGGAATCATTGCTGCATCGAAGATGTAATGACAGAGAATGAGCCTGAAATTCAAGTGGAGATAAAATCATTTGCAAATATCGGAGTGCAAGTGAAAAGTGACGACGTGAGACTCAGTTTCGAAATGTTTGTTCAGACCGACGAAGCGTTAAGTACTGCTACGGGGAtcgaatcaataaaaattctggaCACTATTGTTGAAATTGCTAGAAAAGTCACTGAAAATAATTCCACATATTCGAATGCGAGAATGAGTCTACGCGAGCGAATTATCATGACATACataaagttgaaacaaaatatctCATATTCTTTTTTGGCGTTAATGTTCAATTGCTACACCGCGAAGCACTGCCAGCGAATATTCGATGAAATGATATCGTTGTTGAGTCAGTGTTTAAAATTTGCGATTGGTTGGCCAACTAAAGAAGAAATCTCGAGAAATTTGCCAAAATGCTttgaagattttgaaaatgttcggGTGGTCCTCGATTgcactgaaatttttatccagcATCCTACAAAGCTTTGTTGTCAAGTTTTGACGTATTCTCGCTACAAAGGTTCTAATACGTGCAAGATAATGACTGGTGTAACACCGGctggaaatatttcttttgtCAGCAAAGCGTATGGTGGTCGAGCAACGGACGATGATATATTTGAACAAAGCAATATTTTAAGTTTATTGGAACCGGGTGATGGTGTAATGGTGGATCGAGGATTCCGTAAAATTGATGAGCTTTGCGAACGGAATCACTTTAAATGTATAAGACCACcatatttgaaagaaaaaacacaattttcgaGAGACGAGGCCTTACGCACTGCTAAAATCGCGAAAGCAAGGGTACATATTGAACGCTCTAATCAACGtatcaaaatattcaaaattgtcgGTGCTACGATGCCAGTGAATCTTATCCCACGAGTAGAAgatatttttatagttatatGTGCCACAGTGAATTTATCCTCACCTATCATAAAAGACGATAAATTCATGAATGTTCAAGTTGTTTAA
- the LOC124310214 gene encoding uncharacterized protein LOC124310214: protein MEKLSQLRVRVKLDLAKNVNILWLHYCSVPVVSCTDIKCQWKQKYKDTLQNYVARPLEEHECLKSTNNNNPLSEDVEMAIKSILLQNLPNSAFSKHVSGRHNPVILKSVEDNAGGTSIGETLNEAIEVLFALQRSEFMDAIKNVSVTVKRSCCEETIQKMKDDFATICKRSKESYSEWQKQRRYRVTGSRCYALYATRRTNADWNKKCDQYFNPKSFASMYTEYGKKTESEALEVFKTTFNLTIIQVGLVISSQNPWLAYSPDGIIYEKNVPTKLVEIKCPFKGKSKTVMEAIQFEFKKGLVIENENISLKEKHAHYAQIQLGMAVLNLKSAFFVIYASFDKSILVIDVPFNEMYTFNMLSVLKKTYYDKMVHFICPNDENSNKER from the exons taGTTTCTTGCACTGATATTAAATGTCAGTGGAAGCAAAAGTATAAAGACACGCTACAGAATTACGTGGCTCGCCCTTTGGAGGAACACGAATGTCTGAAATCCACGAACAACAATAATCCCCTGAGCGAAGATGTGGAAATGGCAATAAAATCGATACTGTTGCAAAATTTGCCAAATTCTGCTTTTTCGAAACATGT GTCTGGAAGACACAATCCTGTAATATTAAAGTCAGTTGAGGATAACGCAGGCGGTACAAGTATCggtgaaactttgaacgaggCAATCGAAGTCTTGTTTGCGCTTCAAAGGAGTGAATTCATGGATGCTATCAAGAATGTTTCCGTAACAGTCAAGCGAAGCTGTTGCGAGgaaacaattcaaaaaatgaagGACGATTTCGCAACGATATGCAAAAGAAGCAAGGAATCATATTCCGAATGGCAAAAGCAGCGACGGTATCGGGTTACAGGTTCCAGATGCTACGCATTGTACGCTACGAGAAGGACTAATGCGgactggaacaaaaaatgcGACCAGTATTTCAATCCGAAAAGTTTCGCAAGTATGTACACGGAGTACgggaaaaaaacagaaagtgAGGCTCTCGAAGTATTCAAGACTACCtttaatttaacaataattcaagTTGGCCTAGTCATATCGAGTCAAAATCCGTGGCTCGCTTATTCACCCGAtggaataatttatgaaaaaaacgtTCCTACGAAACTAGTTGAAATCAAATGTCCTTTTAAAGGCAAGTCGAAGACTGTAATGGAAGCTATACAATTTGAGTTCAAAAAAGGGCTGgtgattgaaaatgaaaatattagtTTAAAGGAAAAGCACGCCCACTATGCTCAAATTCAACTGGGAATGGcagttttgaatttaaaaagtgctTTCTTCGTCATATATGCTTCTTTTGATAAGAGCATACTAGTGATTGATGTTCCGTTTAATGAAATGTATACCTTTAATATGTTGAGTGTCTTGAAGAAAACGTATTACGATAAAATGGTACATTTCATATGTCCCAACGATGAAAACAGTAATAAAGAGCGTTAG